One window from the genome of Candidatus Hinthialibacter antarcticus encodes:
- a CDS encoding glycosyltransferase family A protein, whose translation MTKPFISTIVRTYNRPDRLRECLQTLAAQTFDSFEVVVVNDAGEDVREIVEDELAGVAHHYMCNPVNRGRTANLNIGVNAANGEYVSFVDDDDGVLPHFLQTLADAARPQQLPMVYSDVLNVTFQQDPHTHEWKRVQEQLIYSFDFEKDNFLLANYVPINCWLVRKDCFDAVGPFDESLTVYEDWEFLIRLSRKFNFQHVSKVTGEYRRRDDNSNILEQESYKANDRTVKRRYRRDRDAVFDPIFKSTFQKQRETRQALQQAQQYAQQNQVLKKQMAEAQRVIQDMQTQMRQLREGRP comes from the coding sequence ATGACCAAGCCGTTCATATCAACCATAGTCCGAACCTACAACCGGCCGGACCGGTTGCGCGAATGCTTGCAGACGCTGGCCGCGCAAACCTTTGATTCGTTCGAGGTCGTGGTGGTCAACGATGCGGGCGAGGACGTGCGCGAAATCGTCGAGGACGAACTCGCGGGCGTTGCGCACCACTATATGTGCAACCCGGTCAACCGGGGGCGTACCGCCAACTTGAACATCGGCGTCAACGCGGCGAACGGCGAGTACGTTAGTTTCGTTGATGACGACGACGGCGTGCTGCCGCATTTTCTGCAAACTCTCGCCGACGCCGCGCGTCCACAACAGTTGCCGATGGTTTATTCCGACGTGCTCAACGTGACTTTCCAACAAGACCCGCACACCCACGAATGGAAGCGCGTTCAAGAACAATTAATCTACTCCTTTGATTTTGAGAAAGACAATTTTTTGCTGGCGAATTACGTTCCGATCAATTGCTGGCTGGTGCGCAAGGACTGCTTCGACGCGGTCGGGCCTTTCGATGAATCACTGACCGTGTATGAAGACTGGGAATTTCTAATTCGCCTGTCGCGCAAGTTTAACTTTCAACACGTTAGCAAAGTCACTGGCGAATATCGCCGCCGCGACGACAATAGCAATATCCTTGAACAAGAGTCGTACAAAGCTAACGACCGCACCGTCAAGCGGCGCTATCGCCGCGACCGCGACGCCGTGTTTGATCCGATATTCAAAAGCACGTTTCAAAAACAGCGCGAAACGCGCCAAGCGCTGCAACAGGCGCAGCAATACGCGCAACAAAACCAAGTTCTCAAAAAACAAATGGCGGAGGCGCAGCGCGTCATTCAAGATATGCAAACCCAGATGCGCCAATTGCGGGAGGGCCGTCCATGA
- a CDS encoding BatD family protein gives MQTHSHCATYKRLLIALFAMGFFLCAVALTSDAKVSIEATLSKNVLRINETTRMQITVRSDGNDALNTPVIPELNGLTFSYRSNSNKTNWSMVNGRTSVERAVIHEYDVIALAAGQYSLKDIRVQTESGFVAVKPITLTVLDENASAPTPSPQPSPTIDNQQWPYYLGQITKQDAYVGEETILDYYLLVPREYERNIQIDKVLDKQGVFQSFWVEKHDVGRDLEKEYVKIDNQIFAKFTINRYILYPLKPGKIEIAPLEVQGRRAVSTGISVFRRQENFSKSSNPVTLNVKPLPEEGKPENFQGAVGRFQLSSKVDEIELDEGDPVTLNISLEGVGNLRNAPSPQLPDLTNFDQFGPTTSQDISVSKEGVSGRVEYTHVLIPHDINANEIGPVRYAYFDPQAVKYITLETPPIELNIRAALGGSRSAYTSGSPRRIPTRIGDDFRFIHTSLLALASINLGAHQRLIVWLFALLPLALLGAALYAKARRDYLIANPDAAKRLRAPRAARKCLTEAQDALATGDLQQTYAAIGRAINQTVDHCWNLAAAGLTITELKETLREKGVDGDSVERAASILETVDGARFSGGSLDAASARNDLEQTEQIVQSLMKLK, from the coding sequence ATGCAAACACATTCGCATTGCGCTACATATAAACGGCTTTTGATCGCGCTTTTTGCGATGGGGTTCTTTCTCTGCGCAGTCGCATTGACCAGCGATGCGAAAGTCTCAATCGAAGCAACGCTCTCTAAGAATGTACTGCGCATCAATGAAACAACCCGAATGCAAATCACCGTGCGCTCGGATGGGAACGACGCATTAAATACGCCGGTGATTCCCGAATTGAACGGGCTGACGTTTTCCTACCGATCAAACAGTAACAAGACCAACTGGTCGATGGTCAATGGACGCACCTCGGTCGAACGCGCAGTCATTCATGAATATGACGTCATCGCGCTCGCAGCGGGGCAATATTCTCTGAAAGACATTCGCGTCCAAACAGAATCCGGCTTCGTCGCCGTCAAACCCATCACGCTGACCGTGCTCGACGAAAACGCGTCGGCCCCAACGCCAAGCCCACAGCCATCTCCAACGATTGACAATCAACAATGGCCTTATTACCTGGGGCAAATCACTAAACAAGACGCCTACGTCGGCGAAGAAACCATTCTTGATTATTACCTGTTGGTTCCCCGCGAATACGAACGCAACATTCAAATTGATAAGGTGCTTGACAAACAAGGCGTGTTTCAATCATTTTGGGTGGAAAAGCACGACGTTGGCCGCGACCTTGAAAAAGAATACGTGAAAATTGACAACCAAATTTTCGCGAAATTCACCATCAACCGCTACATTCTCTATCCACTCAAACCCGGCAAGATTGAAATTGCTCCCTTAGAAGTCCAAGGGCGGCGCGCGGTTTCGACGGGCATCAGCGTGTTTCGGCGCCAGGAAAACTTTTCAAAATCGTCAAACCCCGTCACCTTAAACGTGAAGCCGCTTCCAGAAGAAGGCAAGCCGGAAAATTTCCAAGGCGCAGTCGGCCGCTTTCAATTGAGTAGCAAAGTGGATGAAATCGAACTTGACGAAGGCGATCCGGTGACACTGAATATTTCGCTCGAAGGAGTCGGCAATCTACGCAATGCGCCCTCGCCGCAATTGCCGGATTTAACAAACTTCGATCAATTCGGCCCAACCACCTCGCAAGATATCAGCGTCTCGAAAGAGGGCGTCAGTGGTCGGGTGGAATACACGCACGTGTTGATTCCGCATGACATCAATGCCAATGAAATCGGCCCGGTACGCTACGCCTATTTCGATCCGCAAGCGGTCAAATACATCACGCTCGAAACGCCGCCGATTGAATTGAACATACGCGCCGCGCTGGGCGGCTCACGAAGCGCCTATACGTCAGGCTCTCCCCGGCGCATCCCTACCCGCATCGGCGATGATTTTCGGTTCATTCACACATCGCTGTTGGCGCTGGCATCAATCAACCTGGGCGCGCACCAGCGTTTGATCGTGTGGTTGTTTGCGCTGCTTCCGTTGGCCTTATTAGGCGCGGCGCTCTACGCAAAAGCCCGGCGCGATTATCTGATCGCCAATCCCGATGCGGCCAAACGGCTGCGGGCTCCGCGGGCAGCGCGTAAGTGTTTGACCGAAGCCCAAGACGCGCTGGCGACGGGCGATCTGCAACAGACGTACGCGGCCATCGGCCGGGCCATCAACCAAACCGTCGACCATTGTTGGAACCTGGCGGCAGCCGGATTGACCATCACCGAATTAAAAGAAACCTTGCGCGAAAAAGGCGTTGACGGCGATTCTGTAGAACGCGCGGCTTCAATCTTAGAAACCGTTGACGGCGCCCGTTTTTCGGGAGGCTCATTAGACGCCGCTTCCGCCCGAAACGACTTGGAACAAACGGAACAAATTGTTCAATCATTAATGAAACTAAAATAA
- a CDS encoding MoxR family ATPase encodes MDAANTSSADIRAISERIQQESAFIRPLLDQIEKVIVGQQYMVERLLIGMLTGGHVLLEGVPGLAKTLTVSTLSKTIRASFQRIQFTPDLLPADLVGTMIYNQQTGEFVPKKGPIFSQIILADEINRAPAKVQSALLECMQEKQVTIGAETYPMAAPFLVLATQNPIEQEGTYPLPEAQIDRFMLKLKVGYPSKAEERIILDRMTGEEIHTPQIVVDPETILKAQQAVKSVYVDGKVRDYIVDLVFATREPKTYNIDIHDLIEFGASPRATIFLTVAAKAHAFLRGRGYVTPEDVKSIGMDVLRHRVILSYEAEAEEMTPEQVIQRVFDQVEVP; translated from the coding sequence GTGGACGCTGCAAATACTTCCAGCGCCGATATCCGCGCCATCTCTGAACGCATCCAACAAGAGAGCGCGTTTATCCGGCCCCTGCTTGACCAGATTGAGAAAGTTATTGTTGGCCAACAATATATGGTCGAACGCCTGTTGATCGGCATGTTGACCGGCGGCCATGTGCTGTTGGAAGGCGTCCCCGGTCTCGCCAAGACGCTAACGGTTTCGACGTTATCCAAAACCATCCGCGCATCGTTTCAACGAATCCAATTCACGCCCGACTTGCTGCCCGCCGACTTGGTCGGCACCATGATTTACAACCAACAGACCGGCGAGTTCGTCCCCAAAAAAGGGCCGATCTTTTCACAGATTATCCTCGCCGACGAAATCAACCGCGCACCCGCGAAAGTGCAAAGCGCTCTGCTCGAATGTATGCAGGAAAAACAAGTCACCATTGGCGCGGAAACCTATCCGATGGCGGCGCCGTTTCTGGTGCTGGCAACACAGAACCCCATCGAGCAGGAAGGCACCTATCCCCTGCCCGAAGCGCAAATCGACCGCTTTATGTTGAAACTCAAAGTGGGCTACCCCAGCAAAGCCGAAGAACGCATCATTCTCGACCGCATGACCGGCGAAGAGATCCATACGCCGCAAATCGTGGTTGATCCAGAAACCATTCTCAAAGCGCAGCAAGCCGTCAAAAGCGTTTACGTCGACGGCAAGGTACGCGATTACATTGTTGATTTGGTGTTCGCCACTCGCGAACCGAAAACTTATAACATCGACATTCATGACTTGATTGAATTCGGCGCTTCGCCGCGCGCGACCATCTTCCTCACCGTCGCCGCCAAAGCCCACGCCTTCTTACGGGGACGCGGCTACGTCACGCCGGAAGACGTCAAATCGATCGGGATGGACGTATTGCGCCATCGCGTCATTTTGAGTTATGAAGCCGAGGCCGAAGAAATGACGCCCGAACAGGTGATTCAACGCGTGTTCGATCAGGTTGAAGTTCCATAA
- a CDS encoding DUF58 domain-containing protein: protein MIPRELIKKIRRIEIRTNRMVNDVLAGEYHSVFKGQGVEFEEVREYQHGDDIRTIDWNVTARMGEPFVKRYREERELTVMMVVDASSSSLFGTTEKQKAELAAELSAVLAFSAIKNNDRVGLILFTDEVETFIPPKKGKKHVLRLIRELLLFEPKGGATNIQNALDFMGRLTTHKSVVFLISDFMSERYQDALRVTNKKHDLVTISITDPREVDMPPIGLLELEDAETGEVIVIDTYDAKMRSLFTDEANRDIERLSQEFKRLNVDHVPIRTDKPYVDPLIHFFQKRARRY, encoded by the coding sequence ATGATCCCGCGCGAGTTAATCAAAAAAATCCGGCGCATTGAAATCCGCACCAACCGCATGGTCAACGACGTGCTGGCGGGCGAATATCATTCCGTCTTCAAAGGCCAGGGCGTCGAGTTTGAGGAAGTGCGCGAGTATCAACACGGCGACGACATCCGCACCATCGACTGGAACGTCACCGCGCGCATGGGCGAGCCGTTTGTGAAACGCTATCGCGAAGAGCGCGAGCTGACCGTGATGATGGTGGTCGATGCGTCGTCTTCAAGTTTGTTTGGAACCACAGAAAAACAAAAAGCCGAACTGGCGGCTGAACTCTCCGCCGTGCTGGCGTTTTCGGCAATTAAAAATAACGACCGCGTCGGTTTGATTCTCTTCACGGATGAAGTCGAAACCTTCATCCCGCCCAAGAAGGGCAAAAAGCATGTGTTGCGCCTGATTCGCGAACTGTTGTTGTTTGAACCCAAGGGCGGCGCCACCAATATTCAAAATGCGCTCGATTTTATGGGACGGCTCACCACCCATAAAAGCGTGGTATTTTTGATTTCTGACTTTATGAGCGAGCGCTATCAGGACGCATTACGCGTCACCAACAAAAAGCACGATCTCGTCACCATCAGCATCACCGACCCGCGCGAAGTTGACATGCCGCCCATCGGGCTGCTCGAACTCGAAGACGCGGAAACTGGCGAGGTCATCGTCATTGATACCTATGACGCGAAGATGCGTTCATTGTTTACCGACGAAGCTAATCGCGATATCGAACGCTTGTCGCAAGAATTTAAACGGTTGAATGTCGACCACGTTCCCATCCGAACCGACAAGCCCTATGTGGACCCGTTGATTCATTTTTTCCAAAAACGGGCGAGACGATACTGA
- the groL gene encoding chaperonin GroEL (60 kDa chaperone family; promotes refolding of misfolded polypeptides especially under stressful conditions; forms two stacked rings of heptamers to form a barrel-shaped 14mer; ends can be capped by GroES; misfolded proteins enter the barrel where they are refolded when GroES binds), with product MASKELVFDEKARVKMLRGIEQLAKAVKVTLGPRGRNVAIDRSFGSPTVTKDGVTVAKEIELLDPVENIGARLVREVASKTSDIAGDGTTTATVLAEAIYRHGLRMVAAGHDPMALKRGIDKAVEAVIEKVLSMAKRMKDKDEVAQVASISANNDLSIGELIADAMERVGQDGVITVEEGKSLEMQLDIVEGMQFDRGYLSPYLVTDSERMECVLENPVILLYEKKLSNMHELLPILENVAQSGRPLFIIAEDVEGEALATLVVNRIRGTLQAAAVKAPGFGDRRKAMLIDIGILTGGQLIAEELGLKLDNVTLNDLGTAKRVIIDKDSTTIIEGGGKKADIKNRMDQLRQMIVETTSDYDREKYQERLAKLAGGIAVIRVGAATEAEMKEKKARVEDALHSTRAAIEEGIVPGGGVALVRAAAVIDKMKLEGDEKVGASILKKALIGPAKQIAANAGVDGAVIIQQIEKEKANVGYNAQTGKMEDLIKAGVIDPAKVTRTALQNASSIAGLLLTTESIVYEIPEPEPAMPPGGGGGGMPGGMGGMGGGMPGMGGMPGMM from the coding sequence ATGGCTTCTAAAGAATTAGTGTTTGATGAAAAAGCGCGGGTCAAAATGCTGCGCGGCATCGAACAACTGGCCAAAGCGGTCAAAGTAACCTTGGGACCGCGCGGCCGCAATGTGGCGATCGACAGATCATTTGGATCGCCGACCGTAACAAAAGACGGCGTGACCGTCGCCAAAGAAATTGAACTGTTAGATCCCGTTGAAAATATCGGCGCCCGTTTGGTTCGCGAAGTGGCTTCCAAAACCAGCGATATCGCCGGTGACGGGACCACCACCGCAACCGTCCTGGCTGAAGCGATTTATCGCCACGGCTTGCGGATGGTCGCAGCGGGCCACGACCCCATGGCGCTCAAACGCGGCATCGACAAAGCCGTCGAAGCCGTCATCGAAAAAGTCTTGTCGATGGCCAAACGCATGAAAGACAAAGACGAAGTCGCCCAGGTCGCGTCAATTTCCGCTAACAACGATTTGTCGATTGGCGAGTTGATTGCGGACGCGATGGAACGCGTCGGGCAAGACGGCGTTATCACGGTCGAAGAAGGCAAAAGCCTCGAAATGCAACTCGACATCGTCGAAGGCATGCAATTCGACCGCGGCTACCTTTCCCCCTACTTGGTGACCGATTCCGAACGCATGGAATGCGTCCTTGAGAACCCCGTGATTCTGCTGTACGAGAAGAAACTCTCCAACATGCACGAATTGCTGCCCATTTTAGAGAACGTCGCCCAATCAGGCCGCCCGCTGTTCATCATCGCCGAAGACGTCGAAGGTGAAGCCTTGGCGACCTTGGTTGTGAACCGCATTCGCGGAACGTTGCAAGCCGCCGCTGTCAAAGCGCCTGGCTTCGGCGACCGCCGCAAAGCTATGTTGATTGATATCGGCATTCTCACCGGCGGCCAGTTAATCGCTGAAGAGTTGGGCCTCAAACTCGATAACGTCACCCTAAATGACTTGGGAACCGCCAAGCGCGTTATCATTGATAAAGATTCAACCACCATCATCGAAGGCGGCGGCAAGAAAGCCGACATCAAAAACCGCATGGACCAACTGCGTCAGATGATCGTCGAAACGACATCTGATTATGATCGCGAAAAATACCAAGAGCGGCTCGCCAAACTCGCGGGCGGCATCGCGGTGATTCGCGTCGGCGCAGCCACCGAAGCGGAAATGAAAGAAAAGAAAGCCCGCGTCGAAGATGCGCTCCACTCCACCCGCGCCGCCATCGAAGAAGGCATCGTGCCCGGCGGCGGCGTTGCGCTGGTACGCGCAGCGGCAGTCATCGACAAAATGAAACTCGAAGGCGACGAAAAAGTCGGCGCTTCGATCTTGAAAAAAGCCTTGATCGGTCCCGCCAAACAAATCGCCGCCAATGCTGGCGTAGACGGCGCCGTAATCATTCAACAAATCGAAAAAGAAAAAGCCAACGTCGGCTACAACGCGCAAACCGGCAAAATGGAAGACCTGATCAAAGCGGGCGTCATTGATCCCGCCAAGGTCACTCGCACCGCGTTGCAAAACGCGTCCAGTATCGCCGGACTGCTGCTCACCACAGAATCAATTGTGTATGAGATTCCCGAACCCGAACCCGCAATGCCTCCTGGCGGCGGCGGGGGCGGAATGCCCGGCGGTATGGGCGGCATGGGCGGCGGAATGCCCGGTATGGGCGGAATGCCTGGAATGATGTAA
- a CDS encoding tetratricopeptide repeat protein, translated as MRTNQNLFRAALALLIASSLHYGFLNPIRDGVLKANQLYEQGKYQEAIQAYTDLAARYAPESSELHYNMGNAWYRQGKYEEAMTEYQQTLGAEDETINARANYSIGNAQFQMEKYQEAVQSYEKTLEVLPDDEDAKHNLELAKRKLEEQQQQQQQNQENQEQNEDQEKQDQEQEPQKGDQEQKDQEKQEQQEQQQENQDQDQQDQQNQEQQDEQSDKQDQEAQNDQQQSPQKDEKKLTKEQAEQLLKNFEEDEKDRRKQIKRQPVQANIVIEKDW; from the coding sequence ATGCGTACGAACCAAAATCTATTTCGGGCGGCCCTTGCCCTGCTCATTGCATCGTCGCTGCACTATGGGTTTTTGAACCCGATTCGTGACGGCGTGTTGAAAGCCAACCAGTTGTATGAGCAGGGAAAATATCAGGAAGCCATCCAGGCCTATACCGACCTTGCGGCGCGGTATGCACCCGAATCAAGCGAGTTGCACTACAACATGGGCAACGCCTGGTATCGCCAGGGCAAGTACGAAGAAGCCATGACCGAATATCAACAAACCCTGGGCGCTGAAGATGAAACCATCAATGCGCGGGCGAACTACTCCATCGGTAACGCGCAATTTCAAATGGAGAAATACCAGGAAGCCGTTCAATCGTATGAAAAGACGCTTGAAGTTTTGCCTGACGATGAAGACGCCAAACACAATCTTGAATTGGCCAAGCGCAAGTTAGAAGAACAGCAGCAACAGCAGCAGCAAAACCAAGAGAACCAGGAACAAAACGAAGACCAGGAAAAACAAGACCAGGAACAAGAGCCGCAAAAGGGCGATCAAGAACAAAAAGACCAGGAAAAGCAGGAACAGCAAGAGCAGCAACAAGAAAATCAGGACCAAGATCAACAAGACCAGCAAAATCAGGAACAGCAAGACGAACAAAGCGACAAACAAGATCAAGAAGCCCAAAACGATCAGCAACAAAGCCCTCAAAAAGATGAGAAAAAACTAACCAAAGAACAAGCGGAACAACTGTTAAAGAATTTTGAAGAAGACGAAAAAGACCGGCGCAAACAAATCAAACGCCAACCGGTACAAGCCAACATCGTCATAGAAAAAGATTGGTAA
- a CDS encoding VWA domain-containing protein yields the protein MRFAFAGILLLLFIVPLLLLRYMKGAGAAPLVYSDIRRVKSAMGRSSNKGSRLLWARRGLFGLRLAALVLFIFALARPQRELVTSQVYSEGVDIMMTLDISGSMNLIDLDVQNRRTRMQVTQDAVKAFVEGRQNDRIGMTVFATDAFLQCPLTIDYAIVNNFIDQIFIGMVPENSTAVGNALASSLNRLRYSEAKSKVIVLITDGANNDGQIDPFTAAELAQSLGVKIYTIGVGGLGTPYVMVETILGRQLRPYPEAERIDEESLKKIASLTHGKYFRAVDTKRFNEIFDEIDQLEKTEIVSEAHRRFRELFPNFLIPGLALLLIEVVLSQTRYRKLP from the coding sequence ATGCGATTTGCTTTTGCAGGAATTCTCCTGCTTTTATTTATTGTTCCATTGTTGCTGCTGCGCTACATGAAAGGCGCGGGCGCGGCGCCGTTGGTCTATTCAGACATCCGCCGCGTGAAAAGCGCAATGGGCCGCTCCTCAAACAAAGGCTCCAGATTATTGTGGGCGCGGCGCGGTTTGTTCGGGCTTCGCCTCGCGGCGCTGGTGCTGTTTATCTTCGCGCTTGCGCGCCCTCAGCGAGAACTGGTCACCAGCCAGGTTTATAGCGAAGGCGTCGATATTATGATGACGCTCGACATCTCAGGCAGCATGAACCTGATCGACCTCGACGTGCAAAACCGCCGGACGCGAATGCAGGTTACCCAGGACGCCGTGAAGGCTTTCGTCGAAGGCAGACAAAATGACCGCATCGGCATGACGGTATTCGCCACCGACGCGTTCCTGCAATGCCCGCTGACGATTGACTACGCCATCGTCAATAATTTCATCGACCAGATTTTCATCGGGATGGTTCCTGAGAACAGCACCGCCGTCGGCAACGCACTGGCGTCGTCATTAAACCGCCTGCGCTACAGCGAAGCCAAAAGCAAAGTGATCGTACTCATCACCGACGGCGCCAACAACGATGGCCAAATCGACCCCTTCACCGCTGCCGAACTCGCCCAATCGCTGGGCGTGAAAATCTATACTATCGGCGTCGGCGGGTTGGGGACGCCCTACGTCATGGTTGAAACCATTTTGGGCCGCCAACTGCGCCCCTACCCCGAAGCGGAGCGCATCGACGAAGAGAGCCTGAAAAAGATCGCCTCCCTCACCCATGGAAAGTATTTTCGCGCGGTCGATACAAAACGCTTCAACGAAATTTTTGATGAAATCGACCAGTTAGAAAAAACCGAAATCGTCTCCGAAGCGCACCGCCGCTTTCGCGAGTTGTTTCCCAATTTTTTAATCCCCGGGTTGGCGTTGTTGCTGATCGAAGTGGTACTGTCGCAAACCCGATATCGAAAGTTGCCGTAA
- a CDS encoding VWA domain-containing protein, which translates to MQFGSPQSLNLLWLLLPLALFLRWAWNKRLAALKRFGEMELVERLLAGVSREKQKARLWLLFGVFAFSLLALARPMWGSKEQTLISRGNDIFIALDVSRSMLAEDIKPNRLDQAKLQIAKLIDRMKGHRIGLIPFAGEAFTQCPLTLDYAAAKILLSEVNQNTIPTGGTAIGSAIEKALASFPPGERESRVIILITDGEDTVGDPKETAEKAKEEGVLIYAIGIGDAVGGPIPQRDDAGDLQEYIKDSEGNVVYSKLNEEALQSICRITGGEYFPVRSSEFGLNAIYEHIEQRRQQRYLESRFISQFEERYYMFLFPALLLLIVEMLLTDKKNAKRRTLGGFNPGDAPERQKS; encoded by the coding sequence ATGCAGTTTGGTTCACCACAATCGCTCAATCTACTTTGGCTTTTGCTCCCGCTGGCGCTCTTTTTGCGCTGGGCGTGGAACAAGCGCCTCGCCGCGCTAAAACGCTTCGGCGAAATGGAACTGGTCGAACGCCTGCTCGCCGGGGTCAGCCGCGAGAAACAGAAAGCGCGTTTGTGGCTGCTGTTTGGCGTGTTTGCGTTTTCATTGCTGGCGTTGGCGCGCCCGATGTGGGGATCAAAAGAACAGACGCTGATCTCGCGAGGCAACGACATCTTCATCGCGCTGGACGTTTCGCGCAGCATGTTGGCGGAAGACATTAAACCCAACCGCCTGGATCAAGCCAAACTACAAATCGCTAAACTCATTGACCGAATGAAAGGCCACCGCATCGGCCTGATCCCCTTCGCGGGCGAAGCATTTACGCAATGTCCGCTGACGCTAGATTACGCTGCGGCGAAAATCTTATTAAGCGAAGTCAACCAAAACACCATCCCCACCGGCGGCACCGCCATTGGCAGCGCGATTGAAAAAGCGCTGGCGTCGTTCCCGCCCGGTGAACGCGAATCGCGGGTCATCATCTTGATTACCGACGGCGAAGACACCGTTGGCGACCCAAAAGAAACCGCAGAGAAAGCCAAAGAAGAAGGCGTGTTGATCTACGCCATCGGCATCGGCGACGCCGTCGGCGGCCCCATCCCCCAGCGCGACGACGCCGGCGATCTGCAAGAGTATATTAAAGATAGCGAAGGCAATGTGGTTTACAGCAAATTAAACGAAGAGGCGCTGCAATCCATCTGCCGTATCACCGGCGGCGAATATTTCCCGGTTCGTTCGTCTGAGTTTGGATTGAATGCGATCTATGAGCACATCGAACAACGACGCCAGCAGCGTTATTTGGAATCGCGGTTTATTTCACAATTTGAAGAGCGCTATTATATGTTTCTATTTCCGGCGTTGCTCCTGCTCATTGTCGAAATGTTATTAACCGATAAAAAGAACGCCAAGCGGCGCACCCTCGGCGGGTTTAACCCCGGCGACGCGCCGGAACGCCAGAAGTCGTAA
- a CDS encoding zinc ribbon domain-containing protein, with protein MPTYDYVCDKCNHEFELFQSMKDDPLDKCPECKSKKVRRLIGGGAGIIFKGSGFYETDYKRKEQPKSKNESASASESKSETKPDSKKDSSSGDKKDSKKTAAA; from the coding sequence ATGCCCACGTATGATTATGTCTGCGACAAATGCAATCATGAATTTGAATTGTTTCAATCCATGAAGGACGATCCACTCGACAAATGTCCAGAGTGTAAATCAAAAAAAGTACGCCGACTGATTGGCGGCGGCGCAGGCATCATCTTCAAAGGGTCCGGGTTTTACGAAACCGACTATAAGCGCAAAGAACAACCCAAGAGCAAAAATGAAAGCGCCAGCGCAAGCGAGAGCAAGTCTGAAACAAAACCGGACAGCAAGAAAGACAGTTCCTCCGGCGACAAGAAAGACTCAAAGAAAACAGCGGCTGCGTAA